ttattttacggcAAAAATCTTGACATTGATAATATATAATGTGAATACGTAATTGATCAAacatgaattaattaaatacctGACAGTAGGTAGGACTCGTCGGATCTACGTCAACTGTCGACAAAACATCAGCTTTATTATCATCAGTGCTGATACAAACTACATACATTATTTTTTCCCGAGGTCCTGACATAGCTTCTTTTGGGCTTCTGTAGCCCGGCCCACATTTTTtgcaatctaaaaaaaaataattaattactattcaattataaaactttaaataaaataaaataaaaatgtgaatGGAATACCTTTAGCTGTTGCCATGCTGCGAATTAAGCGAGCGAGTTATTACTGATGTATGTATTCACAAATGGAAAAATTCACATCAACGTATCCGTTGATAGTATGAATACTCACATTAGCGAGCGATGAATTTGTGAGAGTAGATAGCTCGAGGCACTGCGATAATCACGAGACagatatgtattttattttatttatttaataatcttGGCCCCTTTTTCTACAGTTTTATAAACTtgtgatttaatatttaaaatgtataattttataaactttgagataaaatattgattagaattttttatttcaattcttgATAGTGATTGTTCAATAGcttgtataaaatattaagatataaatattttcaattccGATTAGTACTTTCAGTAAATGGTTCAATTGATTGTCGCTTCTAAAACTAATAactaatttctaataattaactgtgagttttttttagaatcaGTTGATTGTGAGAGAGTTGTTGAATTGGCCATTAAAAGCTTTAGTTCCTTTAATTTAGCTTGCTGATTATTATTGTAAGGAAAGTAATTAAGATGTAATtcaattaactttttaaattgctCTTTGGCAAGCTCTGTCCTGTTATTAATTACATCCAATCCGGCGTCTAATTTATCAAGGCTACGACTGACGTTCATTATCATCCGAAGAATacgttcattttttttagcctTGCCAACAAAGTTAACTACTAGAGCACATACTGTGAAAATTAACACAATAAAAAgagatttttgtaaaaaaccCACCATAATCCTAGAAAATTTACCAActggataattaaaaaataattctcttcattttatctgaaataattttcacagcacaagaataattaaattaaagcgTTGAAAAATAGCTAAGAATTCAAGTTACACCCACGCGATTAGCTTTAAATATTACAAGTGTCGTTCTTAATCTAGAAACGATACTTATTCTTAACGTTTCACTGATTTCCCACATGTTCAGTTACTAGGTAAGAGTCGATGACTCGTAGCACTTGAGGAAACGATAAATAAATCATCAATTACGGGGATCACTGAGCCTCCGATATTGCTATTAGCAAACATCTTTTTTTATAGGCTCGTTTATTAGAGATTAGAcgagatattaaatttaaaaataaaatctaactCGTTGGTTCAGTTGCTGACTGACCGAGTGTACTTTAACTGGTCATCCACGTGTGACTGCGTAGGTGAGAATGTCTGGGTTAATTTACACCCTCTGTCATACTCGTGTGTTCTGTGCATATAATATCTCTCACATGCTTTCGCTCCGAATCAATAAACGCTGTAACAAAATTTCTCATGCGCTATCTCTCGGGATAATCAGGATTTGAGATTAAATGTATTATATGATTAttcaaatgtaattaaaatattgtttcatcattttttttcaataatatcaatatctataggtaataaataataatctatattattaagaaatgaccttgtatctcgtgaattattgacatttttaaagatataagctcatcctgatgttacactcatcaagagcttttatttgagtacccacatcaatttttcatatatttatatatattatatatatgtatatatgaaaaatatatcaaaaatgcatgtgggtactcaaatgaaagctcttgatgagtgtaacgtcggcaTGAgcatatatctataaaaacgtcaatatttaagaaagtacagggcattttaacaattatcttatgaactattgatatttttaaagatataagctcaccccgacattacactcatcgagaccttttatttgagtacccacatcattttttcatatatttatatatattatataatatgtatatatgaaaaatatatcaaaaatgcatatgggtactcaaatgaaagctcttgatgagtgtaacatcggtatgagcttatatctttaaaaacgtcaatatttaagaaaatacagtgcaatttaacaacaagtcattatttaataaagcaaaattttattcatttatagttcacaagcctcgacagtcacatagtgactgcaaggttgctagtttataataataaattttgatgaaaattcatgaaaaaatcatgatagaaattttatataaagtatcaatgaaaattatttcagcaatatttttttgacctattaATTCAATACTGATCAGGTATTAATTTACGTTGTTTAACATATTGTCatttttcattactttattttacataAAGATAATGATCACTGGTGTAAGCGTCGaacagtataaaaattataatatccaaaataaagtATTGAAGAAGGCAATTTTAGCTGACTGTTGCGGGCAACAAAGCAGCTCTCACCTCGTTGAGCTCGTGGTAATTCGTGTGGGTTGTTCGGTGAGTCAATTCGACACTTGAATTTGAGGAAGCTTCACATGAGAGCTCTCGTCTTACCGTCCCGGATAAAGGTCGCGAGGTTTTGTCTGCAAATTATggacaattaaaattaactcagCATAATAGTCTGAGCGAGGGTAActttaacttaattaaataataattaaattatttaatttacctTGACTGCGATACAGTAAGTACGACAATTCTTCGTGAGTCGAGACATGCTGAAAATCTTCACCACAAGCTCCTCGAAGGACGGCAACAACATCTGACCGGGGATTGAAGAAATAAAGGCCCTGCTTTCGGGTATTAAATTCCCCGATTAAAGCAGCAATTCCTTTTGCAGCTGTAAAGTCTGCTCCTAATACGTATCTGCAGTCGACGACCACCGGCAATTGACTCGAGCCCTCCCGTATTCCTGCATCATCCACGAATTGTTTTATGAAGTCTACTGCAGGAAAGTAGAGACTGTTGCCAGGTATCACCAGAAGATAATCCGTTCCAGATTCggtcttttaaaattatagatttaaaattattgtcaattttattgccagtaattaagaaagtaattaaattaacttacaACGCATTTATCTACATGAATAGTTGGACGAGCTGATGGGTACAGTAAAAACATAAGATTTATTCCTACGCCAACTAAAATTCCATACTCAACTCCAATAACAAGACAAAGGAAGAAAGTTGCAAACATTGGGATCAAATCTTTTTTGCTTGACTTCCACATAAGTTTCACCACTTCGTATTCAATCATGTATATCACTGCAGAAATAATTACTGCTGCTAAGGATgctgtgataaaaattttaaattgttatttatattttttattaattattataaatttatatttttaattatctatattatcaagagaataagaaaaattttgtgtcatatctctagatacataattaaaaaatgaccttgtattttgtgaactattgacatttttaaagatataagctcatcccgatgttacattcatcgagacctttcatttgagtacccacatcaatttttaatatatttaatatatttatatatttcacaaataccatatatataaaatatatgaaaaatgccatgtggctactcaaatgaaaggtctcgatgagagtaacatcgaaatgagcttatatcttaaaaaatatcaatgattaagaaattacattgtatcttgtcaactaatgacaattttaaagatataagctcatccggatgttatactcatcgagacctttcatttgagtacccacatcaattttttcatatattttatatatttatatatattacatatatgtatatatgaaaaatatatcaaaaatgcatgtgggtactcaaatgaaagctcttgataagtctaacatcgggatgagcttatatctttaaaaacgtcaatatttaagaaattacagtgcaatttaaaaaaagtcattatttaatcaagcaaaattttatttatttatagttcacaaatcacggcagtcacatagtgactgcaaggttgctttatgatttataaattataaataaataaaaaacaaatataaataaatttttaattaaaaaaaaaatgataagaataGAACAAACCTTtgggaataaaataaaagtacgGAGTAAGTAGACTGAGggctaaaataattaaaagaccAGTATAAAGCCCAGCCATTGGAGTTTTAACACCACTGGCATGGTTAACAGCGGACCTGCTGAAAGAACCCGTGACCGGCATAGCGCTAGCACATGATCCCAAAACATTGCACAAGCCAAGAGTCAAGAGCTCTTGCGTTGCGTCGACACTAGCTCCATTGGCGAAAGCTTTCGCGATGGCTACGTTTCCAAGGACACCAATTATAGGCACGAGAAATATCGCCGGACCCAATTCAGTGCACATGtcgatgaaattaaaattttggtcaTTCATCCGTGTTGAGAACGGAGGTAAGCTGAAGGACGGCAGGCCTGATTTCACGGGTCCAGTGAGGACAAACGGAGCTCCAGATTCTGTTGAGTTCATTTTGTAAGCTATTGTTGAACAAATAACAACTACAATAGCATTCCTAGCTGTTGATACCAGCCAGATTACTTTCGCGAGAATCTTTCTTTCTTTTGACGGGTTTTCCACTCTTGAGCACCATTTTATGTCTttcattttctaaaaattaattcataaaattattcattcataaaaaaatcacacCAAGGTATTTCATCAGACTCACTCTTAAGAGCACGAGAAAAAATATGCTAATGAAACTCATCCCAGCGTCCCACGGGTTAGTATCTCCAATATTACTAAATACTTTGTGGAGAGTATCGATGAATCCAGAAGACGTGATTTTTAATCCAAGAATTCCTTTTAACTGGGACGCGACTATGATAACTGAAGTCGCGGACGTAAAGCCCACTGTCACAGGGATCGATATGAAATCAATCAAGACATCTGGAAGCATATGGCCATAAATTAAAGCaagtgtaaataattattgatcgATATAATTATTTCGGCTACCCCTCTTTACATCTCAGAAATAACGTCTCGAGACAATAATATCTCAACAATAACATCTTAAACATAAATGTCTTGGtgcaattttgaatttgtatGGTGATTTTATGCTCGAAAATAGGCCAACAAACGCGCGTAATCGTGTTACGCTcttttaacatggtttttgGGTGTATGCTCGTAAATATAGGCCAACACAGACGAGATATCATTGTCTGAGAtccctgtttaaaaatattgattgaaaagaattaaaaatgatgaaattcgaattcttttcaataatttcaattcttttgtttgtatatatagatatacagtttgCATGGAGTGACTgcttttcaattattttcaatcagtATTTTTAACCAGGGATTTGATTGCCGAGATATATTTGCCAAGACATTATAGACTGAGAAATTATGAGGGGTCACCAATTATTTCATACCTACCGAGATGAAGACACGCCATCACTAACTGAAGACATCCAGCTAAAAATGCCAAGAGCACTGCAAAGTCAGCACTCTTTCCTTGGACATACTCGTGGGTCATAATAGCCATCAACGCGGTCGGTCCTATTGTGATGTCCTTGCAGGACCCGAAGATGACATAAACTATTGCTCCCATGAACGCTGAATATAATccatactaaaaaaaaattataattaacaattttgatgttgatgtattttaaaattttcttctaaaaattttacctgAGGTTCCAGTCCTGCTAAAGTAGCATAAGCCAATCCTTGAGGCATGACAGTAAGCCCGACAGTTATCCCAGCAATAGCGTCGCTTACGGCTTTCTCAGAGTCATACTTGGGCAACCAGGAGAGTATTGGTATgcgttttaataaaaagttctTTAATTTTTCCCGGTTCATCTTGGGCTGATCCTCGAGTTTATGAGTAGTAGCAAGTACCATGGTAATTTgtcaattatattaatttggtTGGATTCAATCTTGTCGACGACTGCGCTGTCGCCTggttattgtttattattgttatgatAGTTATTGGAGAGTTAAAATGATGAACCAGACAATGGTGAGTCTTTATTTTGTTGGGGATTTCAGCGGACCAAACTATCAAAGGCTATTTTAATCTGTTGCGCTCGCGCCATAGAACGCACTGAAAGCTCTGCAAGACGTACATCGTCATCTTATATACTTCTAGACACTATCATACAATTCAGGGTAACTCAGCCACGAAAAGATGACGACAAAAAATCCAGCAGCCTTCAAGCTCAccgtttttttattcttcttcttcaCAATAGCAACAGCCGACTCTAAAacactaaataaaacaattacatTATTTACCAATAAGTTATTTATACTGCAATATAAATACGTAAGCTAATTTATCGTTTGGTAGTCTGTAATTTTCTTTAAGCAGgtgataattatcaaatagACGATATAATACGGGATAGTAAACTTTGACGAGAAACGAGATCCGGCTCGTCAGGTGTCGTAGATCGGGTCATTGATCCGAAAAATCTGATACATTCCAATCAACCTGACCTGGATACGAGTCTCGTTACATCCATTACTGGCATTTACGTATACTCAACATGCTAATGATAATAACCAATGacaatttaatgtcatttaattACATCCTactgtattatttattataatactaaagtcagctgtcagctgtcaatttaaaaaatttttttatgaaaattaaattagccgacatttataaatttttagaatttttttttattgaaaaaatgattaaaaaaaattttttttttaattttcacttgtaaaacactttaaaaactgtaagtgcaatttttaaaaaatatttttttgttctaatttaattattaaaaaaaaatcaaaaaattaaaattgtcggctaactttattattattatttttttaacaaataaattacaataaaaaaatgcttctaaaaattttcacttgtaatttttattaatttttacatgtggaattttttaattgaacttttttttataataatttaattgccataaaattgtaaaaaaatttctaaagtctgtcaacttcagtgataaaaattaagttagccgacatgtaagaatttttttttattaaaaaaattattacaaaataaaaaaaaaatttttcatttgtaaaaaacttgaaaaactgtaagtgcaatttttaaaaaatattttttagttataatttaataaattaaaaataatcaaaaaattaaaaacgtcggctaactttagtatcatgtcattatttattttccttaaatatttttttggtttcacCAATAAGTAGgacaaacttttaataaatcattttttttttaatagttattattctTCATTATTGCTCACGTTGTTAggcattaaattaaatcttgtgaaataaaataaaattttatgagaaAAACCTTGGATTGTTTTCAccgttttatatttattgcataactcgaaataaatttcacaTTAGTAAGGTCGCGTCTTACCACTGGGTCTTTACACTTAAACTTTATTCTATTAAAgttgatcaataaaaattttaattaaacatttgtttaagtttttaaaactcCAGCTGggatctaaaataaaaaaaaatttattagatattattttatagttaCTGTTAGtgttaaatactaaaaaaaactaaactacaatatttattttttttggatatatAACAATCGGTTTTTTAtcgtgaaaaaaatatttatcatacgAACCCAAGCACGACtgcaattaaattgtttttacagAGTAGTACCTAAAGAATGTACGTGTAAtgatacttaatttatttagttgtgTTCTTATATATTAATACACTTACTTATTAATGTATTGTAGAGTAGTTACCAGTTACATAGCCGTTTTATTTAGCGGGAATTTCTCGGCTAAAGTTTACTGAACCAGAGACCAGACGGCGATCAGATTTAATATGAACCACAATTACAATAACATCAGCGTAAACATACAAGGGATGAATCGTAGTGTGTTGTCATGTGGACGACGGCGATCACGATCACTACACTATGGAATGTCTCACTCAATCCCTTACcattttaaagattttcaaGCCGTGGTTATACTGCGAGTCGTCTCGCGTGTCGGTTTGTTGATGTGAGCGAGGTAGTTGACAATTTGTCTGAGTATGTAGACTAGCACATGTACCAACATGCAGGCATTCTGATACACAACCTTCTTGAGTTCAGCTCCAATGCAATACTACTGTATTTACATGAACCTTTACATACACTGTGTACTTTTAATATGTGAAGTGCAGGCGAATTTTCACAgcggaaaaatattttatgaaaattaagttagaagacatttaaaaatttttagaatttttttttattgaaaaaattattacaaaaaaattaaaaaaaaaaaatttcacttgtaaaaaacttcaaaaactataagtgcaattttttaaaaatatttttttagttataatttaataaattaagcaaaataaaaaaatcaaaagtgtcggctaactttattattataaacattttcactctttttttcaattttagcattatattttaaaaaattaaaatttttatttcaacttgatttaatcacattttttaaatgataaatttacaattacactgaagttaactgacattagaaatttttttataattttataataattaaattgttataaaaaaaaattaataaaaaaattgaacgtgtgaaaattaaaaaaaattatctatggaaatttttttattgtaattgttataataatttaaaaaattgacagctgtcagctaacttcagtgtcataaattcacaattttaaaattctccCGGCAAAAGTAAGGACCTCTGACGGCAGTAAAAGAAACTAAAGAATAAGTGTGTGATTGGTCGATAAATTTGTgacgtcaaaaaaaaaaaagtaaataatgtgCACAATGTATATagctatatttatttactaaaattgtTTACTACTTTAGGCCTgtcaagttatttatttaaattttaattagttagatagaagaaataattatttagatagGAAGAAATGACAACGATGGATTCGGAGGAAGGTTATGATTTTTTCGGTCTTGTCAACGACTTGTGTCAGTCGatgataaataaatgtgaTGAAAAAAGTCTTCGCGGGCGTAATTCAGTGCTTATTTCCAATAAATTACGTTCGATTGCTTTTGAAATTCTGCTTAATAAACACCCCGAGTCTTGTGATGTCAATGGTaagtaatttcaattttttattattctcaataattaactactgaattttattttttagatactCATGAAAATGAGGCTGCTGATCCAGTTGTTGAGTTGTTGAAATATtcttttgtattaaaaactaCCCTAGGATTGTCTTCCAAAGCTGAGAAATTAGAGAAT
This sequence is a window from Cotesia glomerata isolate CgM1 unplaced genomic scaffold, MPM_Cglom_v2.3 scaffold_81, whole genome shotgun sequence. Protein-coding genes within it:
- the LOC123274834 gene encoding sodium-independent sulfate anion transporter-like, with protein sequence MVLATTHKLEDQPKMNREKLKNFLLKRIPILSWLPKYDSEKAVSDAIAGITVGLTVMPQGLAYATLAGLEPQYGLYSAFMGAIVYVIFGSCKDITIGPTALMAIMTHEYVQGKSADFAVLLAFLAGCLQLVMACLHLDVLIDFISIPVTVGFTSATSVIIVASQLKGILGLKITSSGFIDTLHKVFSNIGDTNPWDAGMSFISIFFLVLLRKMKDIKWCSRVENPSKERKILAKVIWLVSTARNAIVVVICSTIAYKMNSTESGAPFVLTGPVKSGLPSFSLPPFSTRMNDQNFNFIDMCTELGPAIFLVPIIGVLGNVAIAKAFANGASVDATQELLTLGLCNVLGSCASAMPVTGSFSRSAVNHASGVKTPMAGLYTGLLIILALSLLTPYFYFIPKASLAAVIISAVIYMIEYEVVKLMWKSSKKDLIPMFATFFLCLVIGVEYGILVGVGINLMFLLYPSARPTIHVDKCVTESGTDYLLVIPGNSLYFPAVDFIKQFVDDAGIREGSSQLPVVVDCRYVLGADFTAAKGIAALIGEFNTRKQGLYFFNPRSDVVAVLRGACGEDFQHVSTHEELSYLLYRSQDKTSRPLSGTVRRELSCEASSNSSVELTHRTTHTNYHELNEVRAALLPATVS